The Leishmania major strain Friedlin complete genome, chromosome 31 genome contains a region encoding:
- a CDS encoding nucleosome assembly protein-like protein produces MPSQVHVDPMARTASDASEASSSEVDMVAVMTEMTVAERRRVYALQGLLKEYYEVRQRLRAEIVALANECAAENQKLFAVRKEIVTGARDITEEEMQRIGCTAAPTEPDKKEDAAPAKKCVKFVDPVDEKQNSALVKAAASPSGGIPAFWLTAMSNSEAVNSMITEKDRDALRHLTDIERGFVDGDPEKGDRLIFHFSPNEYFTNETLTKAYHTEYDEDHGEPRITDVVGCDINWKSSKKNLTVTVKQKKQRNKKSGQMRVVEREEPCESFFNFFSPPNPDSDDDEDGDDEDFLEQEMEMDVEVGTALTQAVVPRAIFYYTGEAVVETGKELREQYGFGNGEDEEDEEDEESDSDEEDEDDDEDEAPAGAANFRNIVRQRGGGATPGGRGGRGGAASQQPPQQECKQQ; encoded by the coding sequence ATGCCATCTCAGGTGCACGTGGACCCGATGGCGCGAACCGCCAGTGATGCCTcggaggcgagcagcagtgAGGTGGACATGGTTGCCGTCATGACGGAGATGACCGTCgcggagcgccgccgcgtgtaCGCGCTGCAGGGGCTACTGAAGGAGTACTACGAGgtgcgccagcgcctgcgtgcCGAGATTGTGGCGCTGGCCAACGAATGCGCCGCAGAGAACCAGAAGCTCTTCGCTGTTCGCAAGGAAATAGTCACGGGTGCACGCGACatcacggaggaggagatgcagcGCATTGGTtgcacggcggcgcccaCCGAGCCGGATAAGAAGGAGGATGCTGCGCCCGCGAAAAAGTGTGTGAAGTTTGTCGATCCGGTGGATGAGAAGCAGAACAGCGCACtggtgaaggcggcggcgagcccGTCCGGCGGCATCCCGGCGTTTTGGTTGACCGCCATGAGCAACTCGGAGGCCGTGAACAGCATGATTACGGAGAAGGACCGTGACGCCCTCAGGCACCTTACTGACATCGAGCGCGGGTTTGTCGATGGTGACCCGGAGAAGGGCGACCGTCTCATCTTCCACTTCTCCCCCAACGAGTACTTCACAAACGAGACGCTCACGAAGGCGTACCACACCGAGTACGACGAGGACCACGGCGAGCCACGCATCACAGATGTGGTTGGCTGCGACATCAACTGGAAGTCCTCCAAGAAGAACCTGACCGTGACAGTCAAGCagaagaagcagcgcaacAAGAAGAGCGGCCAGATGCGTGTTGTAGAGCGCGAAGAGCCGTGCGAGTCCTTCTTCAACTTCTTCTCCCCGCCCAACCCGGACAGTGATGATGACGAGGATGGCGACGATGAGGACTTCCTCGAGCAAGAGATGGAGATGGACGTCGAGGTCGGGACGGCGCTGAcgcaggcggtggtgccgcgcgCCATCTTCTACTACACTGGCGAAGCTGTGGTAGAGACTGGCAAGGAACTCCGCGAGCAGTACGGCTTTGGAAACGgtgaggacgaggaggacgaggaggacgaggagagcgacagcgatgaagaggacgaggacgatgacgaggacgaggcgccagcaggtgcagcgaACTTCCGCAACATCgtccgccagcgcggcggcggtgctacGCCTGGTGGCCGTGGCgggcgtggtggtgctgcaaGTCAGCAGCCTCCACAGCAGGAGTGCAAGCAGCAGTAG
- a CDS encoding putative dihydroceramide synthase: MALRYSTETMRVQGIGSPYASLAELYIPDPTNASRRTLDTARTTLNWSELPSAFLNIKAYQDKVGVGCSGWGIDVSLLLVLYPAVYWFLGIMLIRYLCREPFARFGIYMGVVTEKSTCHHHGIASGKHGVASLSPRNRKKIMKFQNQMWLSMFYFASSCFGYYVQRDQPWFKLPLDDEASLHLLLPHPYNPPAELIMYYHYGLAFYFAELCSLFIIERHMKRSDFLEYAVHHITTLLLILCSHIGLEHRFGAYVLFIHDASDIMLSVSKSIHYMWQEETARRERHNTKNAEEENSKAHRKSFLQRCIVSELCLNCCFAAFVLLFFFFRLYCLPFMGKATIRMSPKVRHGNLNMWMLVFLLNVALQGLHVYWAVLIIVLSLSIAKGGELRDIRSEDEEDSECPSCIHQRSLSESSGAAAAEEGNGMQQRNVARESKVAPSLSSSLTSTRNRSQRRGSSKRKE, translated from the coding sequence ATGGCGCTTCGTTACTCTACAGAGACCATGCGGGTTCAGGGAATCGGCAGCCCGTACGCATCTCTGGCGGAGCTCTATATACCTGATCCAACCAACGCATCCCGCCGCACCCTGGATACTGCACGCACCACACTGAATTGGTCGGAGCTGCCAAGCGCCTTCCTCAACATCAAGGCTTACCAAGACAAAGTCGGTgtgggctgcagcggctggggAATAGATGTGAGCTTGCTCTTGGTGCTGTACCCGGCCGTGTACTGGTTCCTGGGTATTATGCTGATCCGCTACCTCTGCCGCGAGCCCTTCGCGCGCTTTGGCATCTACATGGGCGTCGTCACAGAGAAATCCACATGCCACCATCACGGCATCGCTTCCGGCAAGCATGGCGTGGCCTCCCTCTCACCACGCAATCGGAAAAAGATCATGAAGTTTCAGAACCAGATGTGGCTGTCGATGTTCTATtttgcctcctcctgcttcgGTTACTACGTCCAGCGTGATCAACCCTGGTTCAAACTGCCGCTCGACGACGAAGCCAGCTTGCACCTTCTACTGCCGCACCCGTACAACCCGCCAGCGGAGCTGATCATGTACTACCACTACGGTCTGGCCTTCTACTTTGCCGAGCTCTGCTCCCTCTTCATCATTGAGCGCCACATGAAACGGTCGGACTTTTTGGAGTACGCAGTGCACCACAtcacgacgctgctgctcattCTCTGCTCCCACATCGGCCTCGAGCACCGCTTTGGCGCTTACGTGCTCTTCATCCACGATGCCTCCGACATCATGCTGTCTGTCAGCAAGTCCATCCACTACATGTGGCAGGAAGAGACTGCGCGTCGGGAGCGCCACAACACCaagaacgccgaggaggagaacagcAAGGCGCACCGGAAGTCATtcctgcagcggtgcatcgTCTCAGAGCTGTGCTTGAACTGCTGCTTTGCCGCCTTCGttctgctcttcttcttttttcgACTCTACTGCTTGCCTTTTATGGGCAAGGCAACAATCCGCATGTCCCCCAAGGTGCGTCACGGCAACCTCAACATGTGGATGCTCGTCTTCCTGCTGAacgtggcgctgcaggggCTGCATGTGTACTGGGCGGTCCTCATCATTGTTTTGTCACTGTCTATTGCGAAGGGGGGAGAGCTAAGGGACATCCGTtccgaggatgaggaggatTCCGAGTGCCCCTCGTGTATCCACCAGAGGTCGCTCTCGGAAtcaagcggcgccgccgccgctgaggaaGGCAACGGCATGCAACAGCGCAATGTAGCGCGAGAGAGCAAAGTCGCGCCGTCACTGTCTTCATCCCTGACGTCGACTCGCAACCGctcgcagcgccgcggctcCTCCAAGCGGAAGGAGTAG